AACCGGTGAGATTTACGATCTCATGGTTTTTGATGGTCTTTACGAGATTTTCTACGGCTACCACATGGGCATGACGGCCGAGAACATTGCGGCCTTGTACCAGATCAGCCGCCAGGAACAGGATGAACTTGGTCTGTTGAGCCACCAACGGGCCATGGCCGCCATCAAGAACGGAATCTTCGCCGAGGAGATCGTACCGATGACGATCAAGGGCCGCAAAGGTGATATCGTGATAGATACCGACGAGCGTCCCATGGAAACTAGTATGGAGAAGATGGCCAAGCTGCGGCCGGCGTTCAAAAAGGATGGGACGGTTACGGCGGGCAATGCTTCCGGTATCAACGATGGTGCGGCGGCCGTGGTGTTGATGAGCGCCGAAAAAGCGACGGCCATGGGGCTGGAACCCATTGTCAGCATCAAGTCGTTCGCTTCGGGCGGGCTCGATCCCGCATATATGGGGCTGGGGCCGGTGCCGGCGGTGCGCAAGGCATTGGCAGCGGCGAAAATGACCATCGCGGACATGGACATGATCGAATTGAACGAGGCCTTCGCATCCCAGGCCATCGGCTGCATGCGGGAGCTGGGCATCGCCATGGACAAGCCCAACGAGTTGGGGTCGGGAATTTCCCTGGGGCATCCCATCGGCGCCACCGGTGCGCGTCAGATGGTCAGCGGTATGAACCAGATGCGACGCAAAGGATACCAGACCGGCCTGATCACCATGTGCATTGGCGGCGGTATGGGTATGGCCATGGTTATCGAGCGATAAACGCTTTACATTTAAGACAGTTACTGATAAAGCACGAGTACCATTCATCGTGGTCGGTTCGGTTGGTGGTAACCATATGGTGTGGTTTTTCCGTTTGCTCACCATTTTCTTGATCGTGTGACGGAAAGCGGTGGGCAAGCGGACCGATCGGACATGAACGGTCCGTCATCATGCGAGAATTGAATCGTTAAACATACGAGTGGGAAACAAACCATGGATATCAGTAGACGGTTGGCAATCTTGGTTTTTTGTGGTGTTCCGGCCATCATCGGCGGTGGCATTGTCTATGCGATTTTTGGCAGCTTGACCCCCATGTGGATTTACGAAGCGCTGCTTATTGTTACCGCCGGTGCATTGGTCAGTCGCTGAAAATCCCGGCCGTTTCGTCCAGAAATAGTGAGGGAGTCCGTCTAACTGGCCCACAGAATCGTGGGCAAGGCCCGTCCCGAGCGCCTGCACGGTGTGAGCACCCGTATTGTAGAGGGGTTTGCAACCGCCGACGCCCGTCGCAGATGTGAATAAACATCCCCCAGTATTCAGCGCACTTTCGCAATCGGCCTGGATGTGCGCTTCAGGTAGTAAAACCGGACGACTCCAGATGA
This Desulfatitalea tepidiphila DNA region includes the following protein-coding sequences:
- a CDS encoding thiolase family protein codes for the protein MHKVVIVSGARTAVGAFGGGFKDVSVVEMGALVMREAMKRAGLKPVADDRMREVAADKLKGQGLIEIETAAGPWDADAQPVAVDEVIMGNVLQAGQGQNPARQAMVRAGFPKETPAFSINKVCGSGLKAIGLGAQAIMTGQADVVVAGGQENMSRAPMALPKARWGHRMELTGTGEIYDLMVFDGLYEIFYGYHMGMTAENIAALYQISRQEQDELGLLSHQRAMAAIKNGIFAEEIVPMTIKGRKGDIVIDTDERPMETSMEKMAKLRPAFKKDGTVTAGNASGINDGAAAVVLMSAEKATAMGLEPIVSIKSFASGGLDPAYMGLGPVPAVRKALAAAKMTIADMDMIELNEAFASQAIGCMRELGIAMDKPNELGSGISLGHPIGATGARQMVSGMNQMRRKGYQTGLITMCIGGGMGMAMVIER